The DNA sequence TTACAAATAACCCCATCTTCCAGTTAAGGGAAAATTAGTTAAAGTCATCTAAATCATACTATTAATCACATACATTTGAACCTATAAATGGAACTAAATGGGCATGGTTCCTATTTACTGTATTTTGTAAAAAACTGTAAAGTGTGTCGATTCCTTAACACGTTTAGGAAGGTTAGATTATATCTTATTACCTAGTTATATTTGTCGGGGAAAGAATCTGTTTTAACCTTGGCAGCTTTTTCTCTGGCAAGGAAGAACCGTCCCTATTAGCCGATATATTTTGATTGACAATAGCTAGTGGTTGGAATATAAAGGAATTAACTGTTAAAAAATACTAATTTTATGAGTTTGACTAACTAAAGAGGGTGTCTATGGGTCAAAATTTATGTGTCCTTGACACGCTTCTTATAATGGGGTGTAAACAAGTTGTTTATGAATCTCGTATTACGGTTTCTGTTGGAAGTATGTGCTATTGTGGCAGTTAGTTATTGGGGGTTTGTTGTTGGAAAAGGAATGGTTTTCAAAATACTACTAGGTATTGGTACACCCTTGTTGATCATGATAATATGGGGACTATTTGGTTCCCCAGCAGCACAAATACCTTTAACAGGGGGTTATCGTCTGTTACTTGAGATAGCAATTTTTGGATGTGCGATTTTAGCACTGTTAGCTGTCTCTAAATCTACATTAGCATTTATCTTCGGAGCATTAGTTATAGTCAACAAAATTCTAATGTATGTATGGAATCAATGAGACATGTCAGCATTAACAAATAAAGGAGGAATGTGAATGGAGAATGCGTTTCGTATCCAATTAGGTGGGGTTATGTCTATCATTGCAGGTTTCTCTCTTGCTACAGCTCACTCTATCAATCTGCTGTTTTCAAATGGCGAAGGTATATTAATAGGACAAGCTATTGTATTTATTGCTCATCTTCTTATTGTTTTTGCGTTTTTTGGATTTCATGAATTACAAAGAGATAAAAATGGTATTTTCGGATCGCTAGGTATGATTTTAGGTGTGATCGGTACGATTATCGTAACGGCAATTGTGTTTGTTGAAATGGCGGGCGTTTCAAATGTTAATGTGGATGAAATATTTGCAGTAAGTGTGAATCACTTTATTTACTCGTTTGGTCCACTGCTTTTTGTAGTAGGTATGATCTTCGTTGGTATTTCAATGATGAGAGCGAGAATATTTCCAGCTGTAGTTGGACTACTACTTATTCTTGGAACGATTGTATTTGCGCTAGGAACGGTAGCTGGAGCCTTAGAATCTATCATCTCAACAATCGGGGCAATCATTACTGGACTTGGGTTTATATGGGGAGGATATTTTCTTTTTAGGAGAAGTGTTATGTAATTTATTGTTCCTGCCCCCCGTACTGTATAACTTTACAGTGCTGGGGGGCAGGGATTTTTTTCTTGTTCTTCTTTGGCAAGGAAGAACCGTCCCTATTAGCCAAAAAAAAGTGTAGAAATTGAAACTTTATCACTATAAAAAACGTATATAATTTGGAAATATAGGAACAGGTTGGAATTCGTGGGAAAATATAAGTTTTTCACTTAGCGTTTTTCGTCCCAATACTTCCAAATACATAGATGGATAATTTAGGAGGGATTTTATGGTTTTTATATTGATGATCATTTTCATGCTTCCGTTTCTTATATTGTTGTGGCAACAGCACTATGTGAAAGAGGGGAAGCGAGAGAAGGTGAATGTAAAATTTGCATTGCTGCTATTCTCTTTGTTATTTCTTGCAAGTTTAATAGGACAAATTTACTTTTTAATGCAATATGATCTTCCATTATATGTAACTGGTGAACAATATTTGATAGGGCTTCTTATGGTTGCTTTTTCACTAGGACTCATTGCTATCATTAACATAGGAGTAACGATTTGGAGCAAGAAGAAGAATATGCCCAAAGGGGCTTATAATAGCAAGTTAGTGTGGAAAGTTACTGGAGGAATAGGTGTCATTGTCTTACTATTCATCTTTTGGTTTATGCCATTTGCTGAGAAAGCATCATATGTATTAGCTTTCCATAATGCCGTGGATGCAGTGGCACAAGCAGATGAAGAAGAAGAATTTTCTATAGTACTCGTTCGTTCGGAGAGAGATTGTGTGAGACGTTGCGCAGGTAGGAAATACGATAATCATTTTTATATTAGTAATAATTCAGAGGGGAAAAAAGAAGTAGAGTTTCTCATCCGTGCATTAGATGAAGAGCAAAATGAATTAAAAGTAATCGAATCCTCTCTCATGAGAACCGATCCAGGTGAAATACTTTTATTAGAAACAGAAGAAACAAATACAGATTCTAATGTATGGAATAGGTATTCTTTTCAAACAGATGACGCCGTATATTATTTTCAGTATGATTATCACTATCGCAATGCTGAATAAGTTTCCTTTTTTTATATAAAAGGGATGGATTCTAGTGCACGAGGGACTAGAATTCATCCTTTTACCATTTTTTCTTGTAGTTATATTTGTTTCAAATGAGAACCTTTTTTCTAAAGCTTGAGAAATAAAGTGGATTTAATGTAGCTATAGAAATTTTGCTACTAAAAATAAATACGTAAATACTTTTAAAGATTACTATAAAAGGTGTGTTTTCTGATGTCAAAGAGAATTTTAGTCTTAGATATTGCCCGGGGAGCTGCGATATTAGGGACGCTAGGGACGAATATTTGGATTTTTAGTAATTTAGGAAATTATGAAGTCTTATTAGGGACGGAAACGACAAGTGTTTTTACACTAGATCTAATTTTAGAAGCAATTGTTTTATTTTTTACAAATGGAAAGTTTTTAGGTCTATTAACGATATTATTTGGAATTGGGTTAGAGTTAAAACGTCAATCTTATATTAGAAATAACAAAGAAAAGCTGTGGATTTGGGTGTACATATGGGGGATGCTTCTACTCCTAGCAGATGGGTTCCTTCATTATTTATTTGTCTTTGAGTACGATGTGTTAATGGGCTATGCCATAACAGGAATCATTGTTGCACTACTAATAAAATGTAAAACTAGTGTAATTAAAACAGTGACAATTACTTTGGGAGTTATACATATTGTTGGTATTTTACTATTTTCTATTTTAATAGAGATTATTATGAGAGTGGACGAATTTAGAGAAGAATTTCTCATGATGATGAATGAAATATCTTATGTTTATCTCACAGGCTCCTATTTTGATCAAGTTCTGCTTCGCTTAAATGACTTTTGGGGGATGAGAGGAGAAGCAATTGCTATCATCCCGATGAATATTTTGTTATTTTTATTCGGTGTTTATTTAGTAAGAAAAGGAATCTTTAGGCAATCACCAGAAAGCATACAAGCGAGAAAGAAATACTTATTTTGGGGTTTAGCTATAGGTATACCACTAAATGCGCTTATGTTTATTCCGTTGTTTTCCCTGGGGGTTATTGTACGTTATCTATTTGCCCCTTTAATGGCGCTTGGGTATTTAATGGCCTTCCATTGGTTGGTGGAAAAACGTCCGGATCGTTTTATACTCCGTAGGCTTTCAGAAGTAGGGAGAACTGCACTAAGCTGCTATATGTTACAAAATATAATGGCTTCAATTATCTTTTATGGTTGGGGGTTTGGTCTAGGGGGAAGGGTTAACGCACTACAAACTATTGCAATTTTAGCTTTCATTTGTCTTTCTATGATGGTCTTTGCACACCTATGGTTGAAAAAATTTAATCATGGTCCATTTGAAATAATATGGCGGTGGCTAACGGCATTACCTTTTAATCAATTAAAGAATAAAAAAGTAGGTTAGCTTTTTGATCGGATGCGGTTTTTGTGGTCAATTTTGTTAAGCAAAGGAAATATATGAATAAATTATCTATAAAATAAACCATTTTTTTCATATCGTTTACTAATTAGTCTAGTCATCAATAACCTGAACTATTTTACTAATAACGAATTCTCACTATGGTATTAAAATACTAATGGATAGAGTGAGATTAAATAGAATGCGAATATAATATAAGACTAAATTACCTTTTTTTTCATATTATGGAATTTTTAGTGTAATTATAACGAGGGATCTTATAAAATATCTATGTTGCACAGGAATCCTATAAGAAATAAGAAGGTGATGGGAAAGTTGAAGCGTATAGTAATGTATTTTTGTTTAGTTGGATGTTTAATTGCACTTGCAGCTTGTAGTAATAGTAATCAAACGTCTGGGGAAAGGGTAGATTTGATTGACAGTAACGAGTCTGAAGAATTAGGAACAGATGAAGTTCTAGAAAGCGAAGAGACAGTAGAGAATTCTGAAGATGAAGAATCAAGTACGTCTGATGACGTTGATAGGGTGGATAATGAAGATTCTGAGTTTGAAAGATTTGAATATGAAGGGGCTTGGCCAGGGGTTGGTATCGAAGTTGATTCGCCAGAAGAAGCGTTAAAAGGTGATTTAGAACTATTTTTTGAAACCGTAATTGATGAGTTAGGGAATGAATACGTCTTTCGGTTAGGATCTGTTATGAGGGCAGTAGACCAACAGATGACAATTCCCATTCATTATAAATTCTTTATGGATGATACTCCCCAACGTATTAGGGACTTAAAGAGATTGACTTTAGAAACTGATGAAGCAGACTTCATTCGCCAATATTATTTACAAGCGATGGAAATTCATTTAGAAGCTGTTGAAAATATCCATCCTCACATTGATGATATTCATAATGATACTCATGATGAACATGTAACAACAGAGTTTTATGACAAAATTCTTGAAGGATATCATTACTTAGCTCTATCTAGTATACAAATAATCAAGATTGCAGAAGAGACAAATGTTCTCGACATCAATGAGATGAATGATTTAGAGGATATGATTGAGGAATATTTAATGGAAAAAAGGTTATAGCTTCTAAGAAAGACTAAAAACGAGCTTCAAGCTCGTTTTTAGTTTTTCTTATGGTTACTCCTCGGCGAACTCGTTAAATAATTGCTCTGCTTCTAGTTTTGTTTCGGCAGGGAAAGCAAATGTTATACTTGAGCGTCCATGCTGAGTAAGGTTAATTGCGGAAGCTTTACCAGCTAATGAACCAAAGTTTCTTGTCGTCCAAATTTCCCCATTACTAGATCCTTCTTTTTCTGACAGATAAAAAGAGCGTTGTTTTCCTGATACTTCAAGTTGAGTTTTCCTAGCTGTGGAAACCCAAAAAGTGCTCTCATCAATTTCTAACTTCCCTACAAATAAATGCCCTAAAATTAAATTAGGTTCCATTTTACCATATACCTTTACATCTACAGGCTCACTTATTTCGCCATTCTCAGAATACATATATCCAGTATGGACGATATGGATGTCTTTCGGTAATAGGAAAAAGATAGACATAATAGTTAACAAAGTAATCATAATAGAGTACATAAAACTGGTGATGTACTGTTTTGATTCTCTTTCAAACAACCACTCCATTATTGTTCGAAAGAAAAGTATGACAGCCACAGCTCCTAAAGTATAGAGGTACAAGTAATCTTGTATAAAGGAACCAGGATAAATCCATATGAGTAGAATAAATACAACAAAAAAGATTATTTGAACATACTTGTGCAGCTTATTAACTGGTTCACGACTCCAGCGTCTTTCAAGGTTAAACTTCCTGTGAATAAATCGATCTAAGATAATCCAAAGAATAAAAAATAATAGAAAATAAATAATAGGCACGCAGCATTCCCTCCCACATCCCTATTATACAACTCATTAATAAGAAAATGAACTTTTTATGGGTGATTTTTCCAATGGAAAGGATCGACAGCACAGCACTACAGTTCGTTAATCTATACACGAATGGGAGAATAGAACCAATCATTCCGTCCTTCCTGTATTAAA is a window from the Evansella cellulosilytica DSM 2522 genome containing:
- a CDS encoding YrdB family protein yields the protein MNLVLRFLLEVCAIVAVSYWGFVVGKGMVFKILLGIGTPLLIMIIWGLFGSPAAQIPLTGGYRLLLEIAIFGCAILALLAVSKSTLAFIFGALVIVNKILMYVWNQ
- a CDS encoding DUF418 domain-containing protein, which gives rise to MSKRILVLDIARGAAILGTLGTNIWIFSNLGNYEVLLGTETTSVFTLDLILEAIVLFFTNGKFLGLLTILFGIGLELKRQSYIRNNKEKLWIWVYIWGMLLLLADGFLHYLFVFEYDVLMGYAITGIIVALLIKCKTSVIKTVTITLGVIHIVGILLFSILIEIIMRVDEFREEFLMMMNEISYVYLTGSYFDQVLLRLNDFWGMRGEAIAIIPMNILLFLFGVYLVRKGIFRQSPESIQARKKYLFWGLAIGIPLNALMFIPLFSLGVIVRYLFAPLMALGYLMAFHWLVEKRPDRFILRRLSEVGRTALSCYMLQNIMASIIFYGWGFGLGGRVNALQTIAILAFICLSMMVFAHLWLKKFNHGPFEIIWRWLTALPFNQLKNKKVG
- a CDS encoding DUF4181 domain-containing protein, with protein sequence MPIIYFLLFFILWIILDRFIHRKFNLERRWSREPVNKLHKYVQIIFFVVFILLIWIYPGSFIQDYLYLYTLGAVAVILFFRTIMEWLFERESKQYITSFMYSIMITLLTIMSIFFLLPKDIHIVHTGYMYSENGEISEPVDVKVYGKMEPNLILGHLFVGKLEIDESTFWVSTARKTQLEVSGKQRSFYLSEKEGSSNGEIWTTRNFGSLAGKASAINLTQHGRSSITFAFPAETKLEAEQLFNEFAEE